The following proteins are co-located in the Lacticaseibacillus paracasei subsp. paracasei genome:
- the rlmB gene encoding 23S rRNA (guanosine(2251)-2'-O)-methyltransferase RlmB has product MAKKPQATTEHDPDEFIFGRHAVEAALKAGTAATINKLFVQTDLKSEPIQHLVGMAQKKKILVSTAPKQKLDLMSDQGNHQGVLLAMTPYAYATLDDLFKNAADKGEDPFFLLLDNLEDPHNLGSILRTADASGVHGVIIPKHRAVGLTSAVAKVSTGAIEYVPVARVTNLAQTIKTLKERGMWVFGTAMDGQDYRKWDAKGSTALVIGNEGKGISPGIAKLMDATIAIPMVGHVQSLNASVAAGILMYQAFASRHEGK; this is encoded by the coding sequence ATGGCAAAAAAGCCGCAAGCAACAACTGAACATGATCCAGATGAGTTTATCTTTGGCCGCCATGCCGTTGAGGCGGCGCTGAAAGCTGGCACCGCTGCCACCATCAACAAATTGTTCGTCCAAACCGACCTGAAAAGTGAACCGATTCAGCATTTGGTCGGCATGGCGCAAAAGAAGAAGATTTTAGTGAGCACGGCACCTAAGCAAAAATTAGATCTGATGAGTGACCAAGGCAATCACCAAGGGGTCTTATTGGCAATGACGCCTTACGCTTATGCAACCTTAGATGATCTTTTCAAAAATGCCGCTGATAAAGGCGAAGATCCGTTTTTCCTATTGCTGGATAATTTGGAAGATCCGCACAACTTGGGCTCCATTTTACGGACAGCAGATGCAAGCGGGGTGCACGGGGTGATCATTCCGAAGCATCGCGCTGTGGGCCTGACAAGTGCCGTTGCCAAAGTCAGCACAGGGGCGATTGAGTATGTACCGGTGGCACGGGTGACGAATCTCGCCCAGACCATTAAGACGCTGAAAGAACGCGGCATGTGGGTCTTTGGCACTGCCATGGACGGTCAGGATTATCGAAAATGGGATGCAAAAGGCAGTACTGCGTTGGTGATCGGCAATGAAGGCAAGGGCATCTCGCCTGGCATTGCGAAGTTAATGGATGCGACGATTGCGATTCCGATGGTCGGCCACGTTCAAAGTCTAAATGCAAGTGTGGCCGCGGGCATCCTGATGTATCAGGCATTCGCCAGTCGGCATGAGGGAAAATAA
- a CDS encoding Mini-ribonuclease 3, translating to MTFDPKQLNGIALAYMGDAVYEVYIREHLLKRGLVRPASLQRAAKDFVSAKAQAALIAGMEEANLLDSDETDIFKHGRNAKSYTHAKNTDVVTYRVSTGFEALFGYLHLIGRDDRVAELAAWCIQYVEEGKTGHGKKAASNN from the coding sequence ATGACATTTGATCCAAAACAATTGAACGGTATCGCGTTAGCCTACATGGGCGACGCGGTTTATGAAGTTTATATTCGGGAACACTTACTCAAGCGCGGTTTAGTTCGGCCGGCATCACTGCAACGGGCAGCCAAGGATTTTGTGTCCGCAAAGGCACAAGCGGCGCTGATTGCCGGGATGGAGGAAGCCAACCTGCTGGATAGCGACGAAACCGACATTTTCAAGCATGGGCGCAATGCCAAAAGCTACACGCACGCGAAAAATACCGATGTGGTGACTTATCGAGTTTCAACAGGATTCGAGGCACTGTTCGGCTACTTACATTTGATCGGCCGCGATGACCGTGTTGCTGAATTAGCAGCATGGTGTATCCAATACGTTGAAGAAGGGAAGACGGGACATGGCAAAAAAGCCGCAAGCAACAACTGA
- the cysS gene encoding cysteine--tRNA ligase — protein MLTLYNTMSRKKETFTPLHPGEIRMYVCGPTVYNYIHIGNARSAIAFDTIRRYFEYRGYKVTYVSNFTDVDDKIINAAHKTGEAPLDLAQRFIDAFMEDTTALGIEPATAHPRASQMIPDIIDFVQDLIDKEYAYAVDGDVYYRARKFKHYGELSHQNVDELEEGASQHITQDELAKKEDPIDFALWKAAKPGEISWESPWGKGRPGWHIECSVMSTKLLGDTFDIHGGGQDLEFPHHENEIAQSEAKTDKQFVRYWMHNGFVTIGEDDEKMSKSLGNFITVHDIRKTVDPQVLRFFMAGTQYRMPIRYSETNLKNAANSLNRLKIARENLTYRRRGAETGVDPQITKQLQTLKDRFVTAMDDDINVQNGLTVLFDLAKLLNEYANEETVKSESINDLLNEYDAWLQIFGVVFADQKNLDADIDALVKARDAARAAKDFAKSDQIRDQLAAQGIILEDTPQGTRWRRQ, from the coding sequence ATGTTAACGTTATACAATACAATGTCCCGGAAAAAAGAGACATTCACGCCGTTGCACCCGGGAGAAATCCGGATGTATGTCTGCGGCCCGACTGTTTACAATTACATCCACATCGGTAACGCGCGCAGTGCTATCGCGTTTGATACCATCCGCCGGTATTTTGAATATCGCGGATATAAAGTAACCTATGTTTCGAACTTCACCGATGTTGATGACAAGATTATCAATGCTGCTCATAAAACCGGTGAAGCTCCGCTGGACTTGGCGCAACGGTTTATTGATGCGTTCATGGAAGACACGACGGCGCTGGGGATCGAACCGGCAACGGCTCATCCTCGCGCCAGTCAAATGATCCCGGATATTATTGATTTTGTGCAGGATTTGATCGACAAAGAATACGCTTATGCTGTTGACGGCGATGTTTATTACCGGGCCCGCAAGTTTAAACATTATGGGGAGTTATCTCATCAGAATGTGGATGAACTTGAAGAAGGTGCCAGTCAACATATTACCCAAGACGAATTAGCTAAAAAAGAAGATCCGATTGATTTTGCTTTGTGGAAAGCCGCCAAACCCGGTGAGATCAGTTGGGAGTCACCATGGGGCAAAGGACGGCCAGGATGGCACATTGAATGCTCAGTCATGAGCACCAAGCTGTTAGGCGATACTTTTGACATTCACGGTGGCGGCCAGGATCTGGAATTTCCGCATCATGAGAATGAAATCGCCCAAAGCGAAGCTAAAACCGACAAGCAGTTCGTTCGGTATTGGATGCATAACGGCTTCGTGACGATTGGTGAAGACGACGAGAAAATGAGCAAATCGCTTGGCAACTTCATCACTGTGCACGATATTCGCAAAACAGTTGATCCGCAAGTTCTACGTTTTTTCATGGCGGGTACCCAATATCGGATGCCGATTCGCTATTCTGAAACTAACCTCAAAAATGCGGCCAACAGTCTCAATCGGCTAAAAATTGCTCGTGAGAATTTGACCTATCGTCGTCGTGGGGCCGAAACCGGCGTTGATCCACAAATTACCAAGCAGCTGCAAACCTTGAAGGATCGCTTCGTGACTGCTATGGATGATGATATCAACGTTCAAAATGGCCTCACCGTTTTATTCGATCTGGCAAAGTTGCTTAATGAATATGCTAATGAAGAGACGGTCAAAAGTGAAAGTATCAATGACCTTTTGAATGAATACGATGCTTGGCTGCAAATCTTCGGTGTGGTGTTTGCTGATCAGAAGAACCTGGATGCAGACATTGATGCCTTGGTGAAGGCTCGAGATGCGGCACGGGCAGCGAAAGACTTTGCTAAGAGCGACCAAATTCGTGATCAGTTGGCCGCACAAGGCATTATTTTGGAAGACACTCCTCAAGGAACACGGTGGCGCAGACAATGA
- a CDS encoding FAD-binding oxidoreductase, whose amino-acid sequence MAIFTAYDNSEILAALQDAAPHAEIHIDDKIAREHSANGNAQREIAGKILAYVAVSDVADIQGVLRIARQYHMPVVPQSADTSTVIGSDGINGSLILSTARMNRIKEISKGDLLAVVEPGVINGDLDKAARAQGLFYAPDPGSKPISSIGGNAATNAGGMSTVKYGATTDNVLGLKVVLADGREIKLGGRTYKHAFNYDLTHLFVGSEGTLGIITEVTVKLNPIPIGTPVVGIAYFDNMTALAKGVEDLRLSGIYPVMLEALDGLTVAALDRYEGTHYAEGAEAMLLFRLDAGGEASLKMAEQILNDDHAKNIKVTSDPKEAAAIIKLRQDMLPAVFANGQHIMEDMAVPLSKLPEMMDYIASVAQDLNVEIYTAGHAGDGNVHPTVIWPADEEEPPKEALQAIRLMFRKALALGGTISGEHAVGMSKNQWNNEELGFDVDEIQHQIKGLFDPLGILNPKRKID is encoded by the coding sequence ATGGCAATTTTTACAGCTTATGATAACTCGGAAATTCTGGCAGCCTTGCAAGACGCGGCCCCGCATGCCGAAATCCACATTGATGATAAAATTGCGCGCGAACATAGCGCCAATGGCAATGCCCAGCGTGAGATTGCCGGGAAAATTCTGGCATATGTTGCAGTCAGTGATGTTGCAGATATTCAAGGTGTGTTAAGAATCGCGCGTCAATATCATATGCCAGTGGTTCCCCAAAGCGCAGATACGAGCACCGTGATCGGTTCTGACGGCATAAACGGCAGTCTTATTTTGTCGACAGCGCGAATGAATCGGATTAAAGAGATTAGCAAAGGCGATCTGTTGGCAGTGGTTGAGCCTGGTGTGATCAACGGGGACCTGGATAAGGCAGCGCGTGCGCAAGGTCTTTTTTACGCACCTGATCCTGGATCTAAGCCAATTTCAAGCATTGGTGGCAATGCGGCAACCAATGCTGGTGGGATGAGTACCGTGAAGTATGGGGCGACAACCGACAATGTACTTGGCCTTAAAGTTGTTTTGGCAGACGGCCGTGAAATCAAACTTGGCGGCCGAACTTACAAGCATGCGTTTAATTACGATTTGACGCACTTATTCGTCGGCTCGGAAGGCACATTGGGCATCATCACTGAAGTCACTGTCAAACTGAACCCGATTCCAATTGGCACGCCGGTTGTTGGAATTGCTTATTTTGACAACATGACAGCATTGGCTAAAGGGGTGGAGGATTTGCGGCTTTCCGGTATCTATCCGGTCATGCTTGAAGCACTTGATGGTCTGACAGTTGCTGCGTTGGATCGTTATGAAGGCACTCACTATGCTGAAGGCGCCGAGGCAATGCTCCTGTTCCGGTTAGATGCTGGTGGTGAAGCTAGTCTGAAAATGGCGGAGCAGATTTTAAATGACGATCATGCCAAAAACATCAAGGTCACCAGTGATCCCAAAGAAGCAGCGGCGATTATCAAGTTACGCCAGGACATGTTGCCGGCGGTTTTCGCTAACGGCCAACATATTATGGAAGACATGGCGGTGCCGTTGTCTAAACTGCCCGAAATGATGGACTATATTGCGTCAGTCGCACAGGACTTAAATGTCGAAATTTACACGGCAGGTCATGCGGGCGATGGTAATGTGCATCCAACCGTCATCTGGCCGGCTGATGAGGAAGAACCGCCCAAAGAAGCGCTCCAAGCCATTCGTCTGATGTTCCGCAAAGCATTGGCACTCGGCGGCACCATTTCCGGTGAACATGCGGTGGGGATGAGCAAGAACCAATGGAACAATGAAGAATTAGGCTTTGATGTTGATGAGATTCAGCATCAAATTAAAGGATTGTTTGATCCGTTGGGGATTCTGAATCCGAAGCGGAAAATTGATTAA
- the gltX gene encoding glutamate--tRNA ligase codes for MADRPIRVRYAPSPTGHLHIGNARTALFNYLFARHNNGTLVLRIEDTDTKRNVADGEKSQMENLHWLGIDWDEGPDKGGDFGPYRQSERKDIYDKLIKQLVDKGFAYESYRTEEELKADREAQKARHEMPHYEYEYEGMTDAEKADAIAAAKAKGLEPVIRFHIPMDKTYEWDDIVKGKISIDANTLGGDFVIQKRDGMPTYNFAVVVDDHMMQISHVLRGDDHIANTPKQLAIYDAFGWEPPIFGHMTLIINGATGKKLSKRDETVLQFIEQYRELGYLPDAMFNFITLLGWSPVGEDEIFTKKEFIKQFDPKRLSKSPARFDQKKLEWVNNQYIKAKQKTNPNELMSLSLANLIEDGKIHSDPDPKTIEWARQLISLYTDQMSYTAQISKLADIFFDKATDLTDDERKELADDNAKPVIEAFAKKIRALDTFDAYSIGGIVNEVKQETKVKGRKLYMPIRIAATLRMHGPQLAETIELMGRDQVLKNVDLVTGQL; via the coding sequence TTGGCAGATCGACCAATTCGGGTGCGTTATGCACCAAGTCCGACCGGGCATTTGCATATCGGCAATGCGCGGACGGCGTTGTTCAATTATTTGTTCGCACGGCACAACAACGGAACGTTGGTGCTGCGGATCGAAGACACCGATACAAAGCGGAATGTTGCAGACGGCGAAAAGAGTCAGATGGAGAACCTTCACTGGCTCGGGATTGACTGGGATGAAGGCCCCGACAAAGGCGGCGACTTTGGCCCATACCGGCAGTCTGAACGTAAGGACATCTATGACAAGCTGATCAAGCAACTTGTTGATAAAGGCTTTGCCTACGAGTCTTATCGGACCGAAGAGGAACTGAAAGCCGATCGTGAAGCCCAAAAGGCTCGTCACGAGATGCCGCATTACGAATATGAATATGAGGGCATGACGGACGCTGAAAAAGCTGACGCGATTGCCGCAGCCAAAGCGAAGGGCTTGGAGCCTGTGATTCGGTTCCACATTCCAATGGACAAGACCTACGAGTGGGACGACATCGTTAAGGGGAAAATCTCGATTGATGCCAACACACTGGGCGGCGATTTTGTCATTCAAAAGCGTGATGGCATGCCAACGTACAATTTTGCGGTGGTAGTAGACGATCATATGATGCAAATCAGCCACGTGTTGCGTGGGGACGATCATATTGCCAACACACCGAAGCAATTGGCCATTTACGATGCATTTGGCTGGGAACCACCAATTTTTGGCCATATGACCTTGATCATCAATGGCGCCACCGGTAAGAAGTTGTCGAAGCGTGATGAAACCGTGTTACAGTTCATTGAACAATATCGTGAACTCGGCTATTTGCCAGACGCGATGTTCAACTTCATTACGCTCCTTGGCTGGTCCCCAGTTGGTGAAGATGAAATTTTCACCAAAAAGGAATTCATCAAGCAATTCGATCCAAAGCGGCTATCTAAGAGCCCAGCCCGTTTTGACCAGAAGAAATTGGAATGGGTGAACAACCAATACATCAAGGCCAAGCAAAAGACGAACCCGAATGAATTGATGAGTTTGTCCTTAGCTAACTTGATTGAAGATGGCAAAATTCATAGTGATCCAGATCCGAAGACCATCGAGTGGGCGCGCCAGCTTATTAGTCTTTACACCGATCAAATGAGTTACACTGCTCAGATCAGCAAGCTTGCCGATATTTTCTTCGACAAAGCCACTGACCTAACCGATGACGAACGCAAAGAACTGGCAGATGACAATGCTAAGCCAGTCATCGAAGCCTTCGCCAAAAAGATTCGGGCACTCGACACGTTTGACGCTTATTCCATTGGCGGTATTGTCAATGAAGTCAAGCAGGAAACCAAGGTCAAGGGCCGCAAGCTTTACATGCCAATTCGAATCGCTGCAACATTGCGGATGCATGGTCCGCAACTTGCTGAAACCATTGAACTGATGGGTCGCGATCAAGTCCTTAAAAACGTTGATCTTGTCACCGGCCAACTTTAA
- a CDS encoding Gfo/Idh/MocA family protein has product MTNYNWGMIGTGWIAHEMADALNRENGSIYAVADVNADMLKKFAIEKHIAKTYTDPDALIADPNVDVIYIATPHTYHYPYIKKALNAGKHVLAEKAITVNAKQFDDVQQLAKHKGLILSEGLTLYHMPVYQQVKQLIASGKLGDIHLVQVNFGSLKDFDPKNRFFNKDLAGGALLDIGGYATAFARTFLDAQPNVTLTTVKYFETGVDEQSGIILKNADQQLAVMALSLRAKQPKRGVISGTKGYVEIDDYPRATTAKVTYTPDAHTTTSEVLSAGDQADALVYEVRDFQRYIDEGHDDGQLLLSHDVSHIMDSVRNAWGMRFPFD; this is encoded by the coding sequence ATGACAAACTATAACTGGGGTATGATCGGAACTGGTTGGATCGCACATGAAATGGCCGACGCTTTAAACCGGGAAAACGGTAGCATCTACGCCGTCGCTGATGTCAATGCCGACATGCTTAAGAAGTTCGCTATTGAAAAACATATTGCCAAAACATATACAGATCCAGATGCCTTGATTGCCGACCCAAACGTTGATGTGATTTATATTGCAACGCCGCATACCTATCATTATCCATACATCAAAAAAGCTTTGAATGCCGGCAAACACGTTCTTGCCGAAAAAGCGATTACGGTCAATGCTAAGCAATTTGATGATGTCCAGCAGTTGGCCAAGCACAAGGGCCTGATTCTATCTGAAGGGTTAACCTTGTACCATATGCCGGTTTATCAACAAGTCAAGCAGCTGATTGCAAGTGGCAAGTTAGGCGACATTCATCTTGTTCAAGTTAACTTCGGTAGCTTGAAAGACTTTGATCCAAAGAATCGTTTCTTCAATAAGGATCTGGCTGGTGGCGCGTTGCTTGATATCGGCGGATACGCAACTGCCTTTGCTCGTACGTTCTTAGATGCTCAGCCCAATGTAACGCTCACCACCGTCAAGTACTTTGAAACCGGTGTTGATGAACAATCAGGGATCATTTTAAAAAATGCTGATCAGCAGTTGGCCGTCATGGCACTGTCATTACGCGCTAAGCAGCCAAAACGCGGCGTGATCTCGGGTACAAAAGGCTACGTTGAAATTGATGACTATCCGCGTGCCACAACCGCCAAAGTAACCTACACTCCTGATGCCCATACCACGACCAGCGAGGTATTAAGCGCAGGTGATCAGGCCGATGCCTTAGTTTATGAAGTCCGTGATTTTCAGCGCTACATTGATGAAGGTCACGATGACGGTCAGTTGCTACTATCTCACGATGTCAGCCATATCATGGACAGTGTGCGAAATGCATGGGGCATGAGATTCCCGTTTGATTAA
- a CDS encoding ribose-5-phosphate isomerase A — translation MTEQIAAALALIQPHQVVSLGGGRHMQALADGIVARALPGIQICSPSEVTLAYCQILGLPTTTQIASDIAFDGCDSADKDLNLLKSNGGIHFYEKLHAQASHAYVILTAQKNVNAQLNAAVPLTLEVVSAASEQVMASAKLLGLQAKRRVATTYMGYTRTRDGNELIDCKMAEWTDIAKVDHLLASLPGVVATSYFAHLATLLLIETPDGQVHEIKQSVNQPG, via the coding sequence ATGACAGAACAAATCGCCGCTGCTCTAGCACTTATTCAGCCGCATCAGGTAGTGAGTCTTGGCGGTGGTCGGCACATGCAGGCTCTTGCTGATGGCATTGTCGCGCGGGCATTGCCGGGTATTCAGATTTGCAGTCCCTCTGAAGTAACGCTGGCTTATTGTCAGATACTGGGGTTACCAACAACAACACAGATAGCTAGTGATATTGCCTTTGATGGCTGTGACAGTGCCGATAAGGACTTAAATTTACTTAAAAGTAATGGCGGCATTCATTTTTATGAAAAGTTGCACGCGCAGGCGAGCCATGCTTATGTGATTCTCACTGCTCAGAAAAATGTCAACGCTCAACTGAATGCCGCGGTACCGCTGACATTGGAAGTTGTTAGCGCGGCAAGTGAACAGGTGATGGCATCTGCCAAGCTGCTAGGCTTGCAGGCAAAACGACGGGTGGCTACCACTTACATGGGCTACACGCGAACGCGCGACGGCAATGAATTAATTGATTGTAAGATGGCGGAATGGACGGATATCGCAAAAGTTGATCATTTGCTAGCCTCATTACCGGGAGTTGTTGCGACGTCATACTTTGCTCACTTAGCGACATTACTCTTAATAGAAACACCAGATGGTCAGGTACATGAAATTAAGCAGAGCGTGAACCAGCCCGGTTAG